The nucleotide sequence GTGGGCGCAGGCGCTGGCCGAGCAGCTCTCGTCCGGCGCGCTGCTCACCTACGACTCCACCGTGCACACCGCCTATCTCGCGGGCAGCGACTGCATCGACGACGCCGTCGACGCATACCTGCTGGCCGGGACGGTGCCGGACGATGGCACCAGTTGCACTTCGTGAATCACGGCGAAGTATGCGGATAATGGAACGATGCGCCTGCGTCCGACGCTCTACCGGGTTGCGCTCGTCCTGAGCGCGGCGGTGCTGCTGACCTCCTGCAGCGGCTCCGACGACTCCGGGTCCGGAGGCGACGGCGCCACCGCCCAGCCCGAGGGTCCCAAGGCGCAGCGGGTTCCGTTGCGCCTCGACGGCGTCACCGACGAGGTGGCGTTCGGCGAGCCGCTGGCGTTGACCGTCCCCCGCGGCCAGATCGACTCCGTCGAGGTCGCGCCCGAGGGCGGCGAACCGGTCGAGGGCGCGGTCGGCGACGACGGCAGTAGCTGGCAGAGCGCGGCGCCGCTCGAGCCCGGCGCCGCCTACGCCGTCACCGTCGTCGCGTCCGACCGGCTCGGCATGGAGCACACGCTCACCGACTCGTTCGCGGTCGCCGGCGTGCCCGATGGCAACCGGCTCACGCTGAGCATGCAGCCCACCGACGGCGCCGTCGTGGGCGTCGGCGCACCCATCACCGTCCGGTTCGACCAGGAGGTCACCGAGCGCGAGAACGTCGAGCAGGCCCTGCACGTCGCGTCGAACCCGCAGGTCGAGGGGTCGTGGCACTGGGTGAGCGCTCAGGAGGTGCATTTCCGGCCCCAGGAGTACTGGCCGTCGGGCACCCAGGTGCGGCTGGACATCGACCTCAACGGCGTCCAAGCCGGCGACGACCTCTGGGGCGGGCGCTCCTACGACCTCGACTTCACCGTCGGCAAGTCCCAGATCGCCACCGTCGACGCCGCCACCCACACCGTCACCTACAACGTCGACGGCACCCCCGCGGCCACCTGGGACACCAGCCTCGGCGCGCCCGAGTTCGCCACCCGCAACGGCACCTACATCGTGCTGGAGAAGTTCGAGACGCGGCAGATGACGTCGTGCAACGCGAACATCACCTGCGATCCCGCCAGCTCCGACTACTACGACCTCGAGGTGCCGAACTCCGTCCGCCTCACCTGGAGCGGGACGTTCGTCCACTCGGCGTCGTGGTCGGAAGGGTCGCAGGGCACGGAGAACGTGTCGCACGGGTGCATCAACCTCAGCGAGGCCAACGGCGCCACGTTCTTCCAGCTGGCCCAGTACGGCGACATCGTCACCGTCGCCAACTCCACCCGCGGCCCCGAGGACCTCATCGACCGCGGCGACCCCGGCATGGCCGACTGGAACCTCGCCTGGGACCAGTACGTCGCCGGCTCCGCCACCGGCGCGTCCATCACCACCGACGCCCTCTGAGCTGCCGTCCGGCCCGATTGGGTTCCGGGGCGGTGGACGCCCTATACTCGTGCACCGTGCCCGGTTCGCCGGGCACGCGCCGCCTTAGCTCAGTCGGTAGAGCGATTCACTCGTAATGAATAGGTCGTCGGTTCGATTCCGACAGGCGGCTCCACACCCCATCCCGGCCGGTCAGCCTCATGCTGACCGGCCGCTGTCGTTCACGGAGGTGCTTGGTCCGTGTCGTGCGAGTCGGTCGAGCGGCGGGCCGCCCTGGTGGCGGCGTTGCAGGAGAAGGGCGCTATCCGCAGCGAGCGGGTGGCCGCCGCCGTTGCCGCGGTGCCCCGGCACCTCTTCGCCCCAGAGGCGTCCCTCGCCGCCGCTTATGCGGACGACATCGTGGTCACGAAGCGCGACCCACGGGGAGCTGCGACGAGTTCGGTGTCGGCGCCGTGGCTGCAGGCGCTGATGCTCGAGCAGGCCGGCATCGAGCCCGGCATGCGGTGCCTCGAGATCGGCTCGGGCGGCTACAACGCGGCGCTGATGGCCGAGCTCGCGGGGCCGGACGGCTGCGTCACCAGCATCGACATCGACGCCGATATCGTCGCGCGGGCCCGGCGTCACCTGGCGGCGGCCGGTACAAAACGGGTCCGGGTGGTCGTCGGCGACGCCGAGGCCGGGGTGCCGGAGGACGCGCCGTTCGACCGCATCGTGGTCACCGTCGGGGCCTGGGACGTGCCGCCGGCCTGGGTCGCCCAGCTGACCATGACCGGCCGGATCGTCGTGCCGCTGCTGCTGCACGGCCACACCAGGACGGCCGCCTTCGACCGCGCCGGCGACACGCTGGTGAGCCGGTCGCACGAGCTGTGCGGCTTCGTCGCTATGCAGGGTCTGGGCGCCCGGCCGGACCGCGTCGTGCCGCTCGGCCCCGACGTCGAGCTCCGCTTCGACGACAACGTGCCGGTCGAGGCCGACGGAGTGCGCGCGGCGCTGCGCGGGCCACGTGCCGAGCGGTGGTCCGGCATCACCGTCGATCCCCAGGAACCGTTCGACGGCCTCCAGCTGTGGCTGGCCACCCAAGCCACGAGCTTCGGCCAGCTCTGCTCGACGCGCACCGACGCCGCCCGCGCGCTGGTCGATCCGGCCACACCACCGCGCACCCCGGCCGTCGTCGACGGCGGCAGCCTGGCCTACCACGCGCTCCGGCGCGTCGACCCGGCC is from Jiangella alkaliphila and encodes:
- the fxlM gene encoding methyltransferase, FxLD system, translated to MSCESVERRAALVAALQEKGAIRSERVAAAVAAVPRHLFAPEASLAAAYADDIVVTKRDPRGAATSSVSAPWLQALMLEQAGIEPGMRCLEIGSGGYNAALMAELAGPDGCVTSIDIDADIVARARRHLAAAGTKRVRVVVGDAEAGVPEDAPFDRIVVTVGAWDVPPAWVAQLTMTGRIVVPLLLHGHTRTAAFDRAGDTLVSRSHELCGFVAMQGLGARPDRVVPLGPDVELRFDDNVPVEADGVRAALRGPRAERWSGITVDPQEPFDGLQLWLATQATSFGQLCSTRTDAARALVDPATPPRTPAVVDGGSLAYHALRRVDPATGRHEFGAYGHGPAAVPLAERMVELIQAWDREHRNGRPPVICVQPAGTPVDRLRPGRVLRKRHTVVTVDWR
- a CDS encoding L,D-transpeptidase, which gives rise to MRLRPTLYRVALVLSAAVLLTSCSGSDDSGSGGDGATAQPEGPKAQRVPLRLDGVTDEVAFGEPLALTVPRGQIDSVEVAPEGGEPVEGAVGDDGSSWQSAAPLEPGAAYAVTVVASDRLGMEHTLTDSFAVAGVPDGNRLTLSMQPTDGAVVGVGAPITVRFDQEVTERENVEQALHVASNPQVEGSWHWVSAQEVHFRPQEYWPSGTQVRLDIDLNGVQAGDDLWGGRSYDLDFTVGKSQIATVDAATHTVTYNVDGTPAATWDTSLGAPEFATRNGTYIVLEKFETRQMTSCNANITCDPASSDYYDLEVPNSVRLTWSGTFVHSASWSEGSQGTENVSHGCINLSEANGATFFQLAQYGDIVTVANSTRGPEDLIDRGDPGMADWNLAWDQYVAGSATGASITTDAL